From the genome of Thiovibrio frasassiensis:
CTCGACGATGGCGGGACGCAGAAAAACTCGGGCTTCGCCCTCAGACAGTCGGAGTCTTCGCTTACCTTCTGCGTCTTTTCCGCCCCCGTCTGCGAGGCTCGGCAGGACAAATGGGGAGAATAAATAAATTCCCATTGGCACGCAGCCGAGCACCGGAGAGGCTGCCGAAAAGGGATTTGCACTGTCTGAGCGAAGCGAGTTTGCAAAGCCACAGCAGCATCGAGGAGCACAGGGCATCCCGCCCACGGCGGGACAAGGGACACAGGGTGCCCTTTCTTCGCCGCTTCGCTGCTGGTTCGTTTCTTTGTACCCTGAAGGGCATAAAGTTCCGCAAAGAAATGAACAAAGGAATACCCTCGATTTCTCAGAATGGTGGGAATGGTTGTGACTCAGAGATGTTACGAATCAACAGAAATAAGAACCACACTCTGCCGCAGCTGGTCTGCACTAAACACCGTTTCCACCCCCTCAAGCAGTCCCAAGGCGACAAGCCGTTTGACATTGGCGTTGCCCTTGCCCCGGTAGATGGACTCGTCCGCCTTGGCAAGCGACAATCGGTGGGATTGGTGGCGCGGCCGGGCTCCAAGCGCGGCGCGGAGCTGGTTGAAGAAGAGCCGGGAAAGCACCAACTCGCCAAAGGCCGGATGGTAAGGGCCGGCAAGCATCGTTTCTTCCAATGATGCAGAAGGCTGCAACCCCATGCGCACCACCGGAATCCCCTGCGCCGTAAAAATAGACCAGAGCCGACCACCCAGGGCCACCCCCTGCAACAGAGACAAGGGGCGATACTCCCCCTTGCGGTAGAGTTCCGCCAAGGGACTGCCGGAGATCACCAGGCAGGGGTAGAGCCGGACCATATCCGGGCGCAATGCCGCAGCGTGTCTGGCGCTGGCCAAGGCCGTTGTCGTACTGTCGCCGGGCAATCCGAGCATGAGCTGCAGCCCCACCCGGATCCCTGCCTCTTTCAGACAGGCAACCGCAATGCCGACCTGGGCCGCGCTATGGCCCCGGCCGCTGGCCGCGAGCACCCGGTCATCCAGCGACTGGGCGCCCAACTCCACGATACCGACTCCCTGCTCTTTCAAGAATCCGGCGATTTCCGGGGTTATGTAATCCGGGCGGGTGGAAAGCCTCAGTTCCCGAACCTGTCCCGAGGCCAGAAAGGGCTGGGCCGCGCCGAGCAATTCCCGCTGCCGATCCATGGCAAGGCCGGTGAAGCTGCCCCCGTAAAAGGCGACCTGCACCGGGGCCTCGGGATGGCGGCGGGGCCAGGCAAGCTGGGTGCGGATGGTCTCCGCCACCTCGCGGCCACCGACCATCCCCTCGGCGGCACCGGTGATACTGCGCTGGTTACAGAAGAGGCATTGATGGGGACAACCCTGATGGGCAATGAAGATGGGGATGACAAAGGGAGATGGCATGACGTTAGAAGAAGCACGCTCTGAAACCACGGCTCACTTGGTGCCCTGCCCGGGCTTGGCGAGATTCTTGAGCGCCATGGCCGCAGCTTCCTGCTCCGCTTCCTTCTTGCTGCGGGCGCTGCCCCGGCCAAGAATTTCCTCCCGGAAACGGACCGAGACATGGAAGGTTTTGTTATGATCCGGCCCTTCATCCCCCTCCAAGACATAGCGGGGGCCTTCGTTGAACCGCTCCTGCAAAAGCTCTTGGAGCGAACTCTTGGCATCGGCGAGGAACATGCTCTGCTGGCGGTCGTCAAACCAGGGAATAAAATGACGCTCAACAAATCCGGCGGCGGCCTCATAGCCACCATCGAGAAAAATGGCCCCGGCCACCGCTTCAAAGGCACAGGAAAGGATGGAGGCCTTTTCCCGGCCGAGATTGGCCTCTTCACCCTTGCCCAGCAGGAGAAATCTGCCCAGATCGAGATCTTTTGCCATCCGGGCCAGGTGTCGCTCGTTGACCAGAGCCGACCGCAGCCTGGTGAGATCCCCCTCCTGCATCTCCGGGAAATGGTGAAAAAGCGCGTAGCCGACGGTGAGATCGAGCACCGCGTCCCCTAAAAACTCCAGGGTCTCGTTGTCCTTCTGGCCCTGCCGCCCCTGCTCAAAGGCGTAAGAGCTGTGGACCATCGCTATCTGAAGATGGACGCGGTCACGGAACGCGTAGCCGAGACTTTCCTCAAGCAGGTACAGGTCTGGTTGCGGTGTTTGCGTAAGGGAATTGATGGTCACGATATCTAGGGCAATGGCTAAGAGTAATCGGTAAGGGCGCTGGCCCTTGCGGCAACGAAACACCATACCGCAACCGCCGAAAAAGGGCAACGGATCAGCCGCTCCGGCGCATGGCTTTCCCCCTTTTTTCCTTGCCTGCCGCAGGGCAGCGCGGAACACACATTTTCCCTTGTCAAAAAAACGATCTGCGTTTAAGATTGCCCCCACCAAAAAGGCGGCGTAGCCAAGTGGTAAGGCAGTGGTCTGCAAAACCATTATTCAGCGGTTCAAATCCGCTCGCCGCCTCCATTAAACATCCAAAAGGGTCAGCCAGTTACGGCTGGCCCTTTTTTTGTCTGAAAATCCCCCTCCCCCACCCAAGCAAAAACACAGGTCTACTTTTCCGCCCTAACCCACCGTCTTGAAACAATAAACCCTTGTATTGCTCCTATTTGTCAGGTAGACAGATAACATCCCGACTATTTTTAGCCGGAATTATATAGCTCGCTCGATAACACCCCCATACGGGGTGGATAGGTAGCTATTTAAGCAAAAAATACCCAGAAATTGCCCAGAAAAATCAATTAAAGGGCCAAAAATCGAGCCGAAAAAAACAACTCGAGCTAGCTCGATAATATTATTGTTATCTGCCTAATCAATTTTGGAGAAAGATATGCCGATAGACGATTATCACGGAGAAACATTTGTCGCCTTTGTCGATATATCTGGCTTTAAAGCTTTGATGAAGAACAGAGAGGATGCGTACAAGGCTTTGAGTAGATTCTATCAAATTGGCTACGATGTTTTAGGCTCAGAAACAAACAGGATAAATCCTAACAGAGTTGATGGGATTTTTATTTCTGACTGTGGCGTACTGTTTTCACGATGCAATGGACAGGATATTGAAAACCCTCGAAATCAAGTGATTGCTCTGGGACACCTTCTTGAAATAATAGAAAGTATTTCAAAACGGATGATAGCTGATAATTTTATGCTTACAGCATCAATCTCTTTTGGACAGTTCGATTATCATGAAAGAGCAAATTTTGTTGGAATAGAAAAAAACCTCATGCTTGGGAATGCTTACCTAGAGGCATATTTAGATAATGAAGTAGGAAAACCAAAATTGGAACCGGGGCAATGTCGCATTGTTAACCATAATCAAGACAACAACCTTTTTACTTTAGTTGAAGCAAGTGACGCCCCGCCATTTAATAGAGTTGTTAAAAATCAAAGAGACTCAAAGCATCTCTACTTTTACTGGATGGTTCCGTCCGAGAATGAAATTGATAATTTTACTCAAAATTATAAAGATGCCTACAATCAAAAATACAGTGGCATGTTAAAAGCCCTAAGAATGTTTGCAAATAATAATGACGTCATCAGATAACAAACGCTTAGAGAGGGACGCGGTAAACTTATGCGGCGCTGACGCGGTCAAGTTCATTGGCCGCGCCCCTCAAGCGAAGCGTTGCGGAAGAAATGAAATGAGGCTCTGGTCGATTAATCCAAGCTATCTAGACTCGAAAGGCCTTGTTGCCCTTTGGAGAGAAGCCCTGCTTGCCAAAAACGTACTGGAAGGCAAAACAGTCGGATACAAAAACCATCCACAATTGGTTCGGTTTAAAAGCACCTCAAATCCGGTTGGTGCTATTGCGAGCTACTTGAGGGCAATTGCAGAGGAAGCCGAGAGCAGAGGATACAACTTCGACAAGAGTAAGATTCCAAACAAAAGGATAAACAGTAAAATTATTGTTACTAGCGGGCAGGTTGATTACGAATTCAATCACCTGTTAAACAAACTTAAGTTCAGAGATCCAGGCTTGCATGAAAGTATGCGCGGTTCCAAAAGAATAAGAGTTCACCCGTTATTTACTAAGGTTCGTGGCAATGTTGAAAATTGGGAAGTTATTTGATGGGCAGAAACAGGGGCCGGAGCCTGATTTTCTGGCGGGGCAACATTGCAAATACGAAAGAATCACCCCGTCTTAACCGGATTCTTGCGATACGCGTTGCTGGGTGCACCGTCAACATAGATACCTTCCAAATAAGAGAGCTTTCTCGGCAGCTGTTGCAGCGTGCCCCTGGCAATCAGGAATGTTGCCTGCCGCCCGACCGTAAGCGTCCCCAGCTTCTCCATGCCGAAGAATCTCGCCCCATTTTCCGAAGCGCAGCGGATGGCCTCCTCCAGTGAATAACCAGCTTTGAGAAACAATTTCACCTCCTCACCCAGCGACTCGCCATGGAGGATGCCGACACTCCCGGCCCCGGTGCCCACCGCCGTTTTCACCCCAAATTTTCCAGCCAGACGCAGTTGCGCCAATTGGTTGGCGAGGGTCTTTTTCCAAAAATCCTCCGCGCCGGGGAGCGGCTTTCCCGGCGCCACATAGCGGGTGGAGAAACGGCAGCATACAGAGCCGCCGGAGCTCGCGCCGTCCAAACCGTTCTTGGCCCGCACTACGCTGGGAATCCACAGCACACCCTTCTCCGCCATTTTTCTCAGATTGTCCTCGCCCATGTCGTAGCCCTGTTCGATGGCATCGCACCCCGCCGCAAGCGCCTCCGCCACCTGCTGCCTGCCATTGGCCACCACCACCGCCTTTCTTCCGCCTTTCTCCTGGAGAATGCGGCAAAGATCTTCATAGCTCAGCCGAGGATCCGGTCCCTCCTCGTCTTCGATATTCGCGGAATAAGCGACCTTGACGAAATCCTCGCTCGGGCAGAGAGGACCGGAGGAACGGATCTCGATAATGCCCCCCTCTGCCATCCCCGCTTGCGACAGTGCCACCGAGTCAGTACCATCGCTGTCGGCCACCCCCAGAACTCCGTGGGCATGGCAGTCGCGGAGATGCCGCGCCACCATGATCGCTTTTTGGGCCAAATCACCCTCTGCCGAGGAGAGCCGCACGGTACTGTCCACCGAGGGCGATCGTGACAGGGAGAGGCTGCAATCAACCAGCGGCGGCAAAATGATGCAGTGCGAGAAGTCATCGATTGCAGCTCCGCCATTACGGGGAAGGTCTGTGGCGGAGCCGATTCCGGTAATAATGGTGTCCGTAACTTCCAAAAAGACATTCCGGCGCACCGGGGCGCCGCTGCCGTCGATAAAGCTTCCCGCCACTATGAATCGTGTTGCAGCCATGACGATTGTTTCCTTTCTTATACATTTCACTTTCAGTTTTCCACCCCGACACGATACAATATTGCAATGGTTCGGCATCGCCGACCAGTTTCCAGAACCGCAAACCCAGATTTTTGGCCAATGTACCGAGATTAGACCGAGTAACGTTCACAAGCAGGCGTATTCAGGGAAGTTCCCCCCGAACCTTAAACAAGGAGAATACCATGACTGAGAGTGTTTACAAAATCATCGAACTGGTCGGATCAAGCCCGGTTTCCTGGGAAGAGGCGACCAAGAACGCCGTCAAATCCGCAGGGCTGACCCTGCGCGATCTGCGCATTGCGGAGGTTGTCACTCTGGATATGAAAATTGGCGAGGATGGCAAAGAAACTACTTTTCGGGCGAGGGTGAAAGTTTCTTTCAAGATCGTTTCCGACTGACCCGCCTTGCGCACAATGATCTTCCCGGGATGCCGGGAACGGCCAAGGGCAGACCTGGGGTCGGCACTGACTTATGGGTTGG
Proteins encoded in this window:
- a CDS encoding elongator complex protein 3, with product MVSERASSNVMPSPFVIPIFIAHQGCPHQCLFCNQRSITGAAEGMVGGREVAETIRTQLAWPRRHPEAPVQVAFYGGSFTGLAMDRQRELLGAAQPFLASGQVRELRLSTRPDYITPEIAGFLKEQGVGIVELGAQSLDDRVLAASGRGHSAAQVGIAVACLKEAGIRVGLQLMLGLPGDSTTTALASARHAAALRPDMVRLYPCLVISGSPLAELYRKGEYRPLSLLQGVALGGRLWSIFTAQGIPVVRMGLQPSASLEETMLAGPYHPAFGELVLSRLFFNQLRAALGARPRHQSHRLSLAKADESIYRGKGNANVKRLVALGLLEGVETVFSADQLRQSVVLISVDS
- a CDS encoding amidohydrolase family protein, producing the protein MAATRFIVAGSFIDGSGAPVRRNVFLEVTDTIITGIGSATDLPRNGGAAIDDFSHCIILPPLVDCSLSLSRSPSVDSTVRLSSAEGDLAQKAIMVARHLRDCHAHGVLGVADSDGTDSVALSQAGMAEGGIIEIRSSGPLCPSEDFVKVAYSANIEDEEGPDPRLSYEDLCRILQEKGGRKAVVVANGRQQVAEALAAGCDAIEQGYDMGEDNLRKMAEKGVLWIPSVVRAKNGLDGASSGGSVCCRFSTRYVAPGKPLPGAEDFWKKTLANQLAQLRLAGKFGVKTAVGTGAGSVGILHGESLGEEVKLFLKAGYSLEEAIRCASENGARFFGMEKLGTLTVGRQATFLIARGTLQQLPRKLSYLEGIYVDGAPSNAYRKNPVKTG
- a CDS encoding dodecin family protein, whose product is MTESVYKIIELVGSSPVSWEEATKNAVKSAGLTLRDLRIAEVVTLDMKIGEDGKETTFRARVKVSFKIVSD
- the rnc gene encoding ribonuclease III, with the protein product MFRAALRQARKKGGKPCAGAADPLPFFGGCGMVFRCRKGQRPYRLLLAIALDIVTINSLTQTPQPDLYLLEESLGYAFRDRVHLQIAMVHSSYAFEQGRQGQKDNETLEFLGDAVLDLTVGYALFHHFPEMQEGDLTRLRSALVNERHLARMAKDLDLGRFLLLGKGEEANLGREKASILSCAFEAVAGAIFLDGGYEAAAGFVERHFIPWFDDRQQSMFLADAKSSLQELLQERFNEGPRYVLEGDEGPDHNKTFHVSVRFREEILGRGSARSKKEAEQEAAAMALKNLAKPGQGTK
- a CDS encoding pyrimidine dimer DNA glycosylase/endonuclease V, with the translated sequence MTSSDNKRLERDAVNLCGADAVKFIGRAPQAKRCGRNEMRLWSINPSYLDSKGLVALWREALLAKNVLEGKTVGYKNHPQLVRFKSTSNPVGAIASYLRAIAEEAESRGYNFDKSKIPNKRINSKIIVTSGQVDYEFNHLLNKLKFRDPGLHESMRGSKRIRVHPLFTKVRGNVENWEVI